The Kiritimatiellaceae bacterium genome includes the window GAACATTGCCGCTGGCGGTATTGCCGCGGGCACCCGGTTCCGTCTCGGTGATAATCTTTTCGATGAAGGTCGGCAGGCTGATATCCAGAGCTTTTTCTTTATGGAAGAGAATATCCACTTCCATCTCTTCGACAATGAAGTACTGGTTCTGGCCGAGCTGTTCAGCGGTCAGGTGGATTTCTTCGAAGGTGTCGTTGTCGGAGAAAACAAAGTCGTCGCCGTTGTGGTAGGAGAACGTGAAGGTGCGGGATTCCAGATTGGCCTTTTCCACTTTGTCGCCGGAGCGGTAGCTC containing:
- the efp gene encoding elongation factor P; amino-acid sequence: MYEVSELKKGLKIEIDGAPCIVTDFQFSKPGKGQAIYRCKIKNLATGSTFEKSYRSGDKVEKANLESRTFTFSYHNGDDFVFSDNDTFEEIHLTAEQLGQNQYFIVEEMEVDILFHKEKALDISLPTFIEKIITETEPGARGNTASGNVQKPARIDNGYEFQVPIFINEGDVVRIDTRTGEYSDRVSKA